One Terriglobales bacterium DNA segment encodes these proteins:
- a CDS encoding superinfection immunity protein produces MFRLIAFFCAVVLYFAPAIVAHHRRHHSAGVIFLVNLLLGWSVIGWIACFAWACSGNSHRVVILPPERYR; encoded by the coding sequence ATGTTTAGATTGATCGCATTCTTCTGTGCGGTCGTGCTCTACTTTGCGCCGGCGATCGTTGCTCATCACCGCCGACACCACAGCGCGGGAGTCATCTTTTTGGTGAACCTCTTGCTCGGCTGGTCGGTTATCGGCTGGATCGCCTGCTTTGCCTGGGCGTGTAGCGGAAATTCGCACCGAGTCGTCATACTCCCGCCGGAGCGCTATCGCTGA
- the hpnI gene encoding bacteriohopanetetrol glucosamine biosynthesis glycosyltransferase HpnI: MLHLAIEAVLALLTLCGIAFYLIALWSARDFRRESSPPLASKFLPAVSILKPLKGADSQTYAALRSHCEQQYATYEILFGVNDSNDEAVPLVRKLIAEFPNREISLIVCGEVFGSNRKVSNLIHLLHQAKYQYVVVNDGDIKVSPGYLQAVMSDFHDPQVGMVTCLYKGNPAKTLGSRLETLGIATDFAPGVLTARLLDRGLTFGLGSTLAMSRTALEKIGGFHAVVDCLADDYELGKRIADGGFKVALSHEIVETSVPAYSFQQFWEHQLRWARTMRVSRSSGYRGLALTYGLPWAILLAVVAPGSWWAWTLLATALLTRCAVALSVGVRTLRDQHVLPNLWLLPLRDLLALAIWFASYAGNTVVWRGEKFRLERGRMYPISHAPESGIAKSEQHVDTQTQR; encoded by the coding sequence ATGCTGCACCTCGCCATCGAAGCCGTGCTCGCACTCCTGACTCTGTGCGGGATTGCTTTCTATCTGATCGCTCTGTGGAGCGCTCGCGACTTCCGGCGGGAAAGCAGCCCGCCCCTCGCTTCGAAATTTCTTCCCGCAGTTTCCATTTTGAAACCTCTGAAGGGCGCTGACAGTCAAACCTATGCTGCTCTTCGCAGCCATTGCGAACAGCAATATGCGACCTACGAGATTCTTTTCGGCGTCAACGATTCCAATGATGAGGCGGTTCCACTAGTCCGCAAGCTCATAGCGGAATTCCCGAATCGAGAAATCAGCCTCATAGTTTGTGGGGAAGTATTTGGCTCGAATCGCAAAGTCAGCAATCTAATCCATCTCCTGCATCAGGCGAAATACCAGTACGTCGTCGTGAACGATGGCGACATCAAGGTTTCGCCAGGGTATCTGCAAGCAGTAATGTCGGACTTTCACGATCCGCAAGTGGGAATGGTCACCTGCCTGTACAAGGGTAATCCAGCCAAAACGCTCGGCTCCAGGCTCGAGACTCTCGGCATCGCGACTGACTTCGCTCCTGGAGTTCTGACGGCGCGCCTTCTCGACCGCGGGCTCACGTTCGGCCTTGGCTCAACATTGGCAATGAGCCGCACAGCGCTGGAAAAAATCGGGGGCTTCCATGCCGTAGTCGACTGCCTGGCCGATGACTATGAATTAGGTAAACGCATCGCCGATGGCGGCTTCAAAGTCGCTCTCTCACACGAAATAGTCGAGACGTCCGTCCCGGCCTACTCCTTCCAGCAATTCTGGGAGCATCAACTCCGCTGGGCGCGGACCATGCGCGTGTCCCGTTCCTCCGGATACCGCGGATTGGCATTAACCTACGGCCTGCCCTGGGCAATTCTTCTCGCTGTGGTCGCCCCCGGCAGTTGGTGGGCCTGGACGCTATTGGCAACGGCCCTGCTTACGCGTTGTGCAGTTGCCCTAAGCGTCGGTGTTAGAACACTGCGTGATCAGCATGTGCTTCCGAACCTGTGGCTGTTGCCTCTGCGTGACTTGCTGGCATTGGCAATTTGGTTTGCCAGTTATGCAGGGAATACCGTGGTTTGGAGAGGAGAGAAATTCCGGTTGGAGCGAGGTCGTATGTATCCGATTTCACACGCGCCTGAATCCGGAATCGCGAAATCCGAGCAGCACGTAGATACCCAGACTCAGCGATAG
- a CDS encoding aldehyde dehydrogenase family protein codes for MANFGPDLPIQSGFLLAGEWLADGERVSIHSPYDGKEIGVTWLAGRNELERAIAAASQACSELREIPSFKRKEILLKTAEAIGAHADTFVRLMALEAGKPVKAGRAEVERAVLTFTTAAEESVRIYGEYLPLDFIPAAEERWGIVRRFPVGAIAAITPFNFPLNLVAHKLAPAIAVGCPVVLKPAPQTPFCSLLLAKLILEAGWPPSALSVLPLTNEDAALLVADERIKLLSFTGSAAVGWQLKRNAGKKRVLLELGGNAAVIVHSDADLEQAVSRCVSGAFTYAGQSCISVQRIFVHAEVFDQFTAQMVEAAGRLQIGDPSNEKTDVGPMIRASDVQRVERWIQEAVTGGAKVLCGGKEKGSVLAPTLLSATAPQMKVNCEELFGPVATVEPYENFDSALEQVNQTRYGLQAGLFTRDAGLIFRAFEKLEVGGLIVGDVPTLRIDPMPYGGVKDSGLGREGIRYAMEEMTERKLLVLSGFSGS; via the coding sequence ATGGCGAACTTCGGACCTGACCTTCCTATTCAATCTGGATTTCTCCTGGCCGGAGAGTGGCTCGCCGATGGCGAGCGCGTCAGCATTCACTCACCTTATGACGGCAAGGAGATCGGCGTAACCTGGCTTGCTGGTCGTAACGAACTGGAACGAGCGATCGCTGCTGCTTCCCAAGCCTGTTCGGAGCTACGGGAGATTCCTTCATTCAAGCGTAAGGAAATTCTGCTCAAGACTGCAGAGGCGATCGGAGCGCACGCGGACACTTTCGTGCGGTTGATGGCGCTCGAAGCGGGCAAGCCAGTGAAGGCCGGGCGGGCGGAGGTCGAGCGGGCAGTTCTGACGTTCACGACCGCTGCCGAAGAGTCGGTCAGAATCTACGGAGAGTACCTGCCGCTGGACTTCATTCCCGCTGCCGAAGAACGCTGGGGAATTGTGCGGCGATTTCCTGTAGGAGCGATCGCGGCAATCACGCCATTCAATTTTCCATTGAACTTGGTCGCGCACAAACTGGCTCCGGCTATCGCTGTCGGATGTCCGGTCGTGCTCAAACCAGCCCCGCAGACTCCATTCTGCTCGTTGCTTCTCGCGAAGCTGATTCTCGAAGCAGGATGGCCGCCGTCCGCACTAAGTGTTCTGCCGTTGACTAATGAAGACGCGGCACTACTGGTGGCCGACGAGCGCATAAAGCTGCTCAGTTTTACCGGCAGCGCTGCTGTGGGCTGGCAGCTCAAGCGAAATGCGGGCAAGAAGCGGGTTTTGCTGGAGCTCGGCGGCAATGCCGCTGTGATCGTCCATAGTGACGCAGACCTTGAGCAGGCAGTTTCGCGTTGTGTCTCGGGAGCCTTTACGTATGCTGGACAGAGTTGCATTTCCGTCCAGCGCATTTTCGTGCATGCGGAGGTCTTCGATCAGTTCACGGCGCAGATGGTGGAAGCTGCTGGTCGTCTACAAATAGGGGATCCCTCAAACGAAAAAACTGATGTAGGTCCGATGATTCGAGCTTCGGATGTGCAGCGAGTGGAGCGATGGATCCAAGAAGCCGTCACCGGCGGAGCGAAGGTGCTTTGTGGCGGTAAGGAAAAGGGTTCTGTTTTGGCGCCCACGCTGCTCTCGGCTACGGCTCCACAGATGAAAGTTAACTGCGAGGAACTCTTTGGACCAGTGGCGACTGTCGAGCCGTATGAAAACTTCGATTCCGCACTCGAGCAGGTGAACCAGACACGTTACGGTCTGCAGGCTGGGCTATTCACGCGAGACGCTGGCTTGATCTTCCGCGCATTCGAAAAGCTCGAAGTCGGAGGCCTGATTGTCGGCGACGTGCCGACACTCCGCATCGATCCGATGCCCTACGGTGGCGTGAAGGATTCTGGGCTCGGACGCGAGGGAATTCGCTATGCGATGGAAGAGATGACGGAGAGGAAGCTGTTGGTTTTGTCAGGGTTCTCGGGTTCTTGA
- a CDS encoding cytochrome c3 family protein, whose protein sequence is MPQVFNRGANGLARMSLVILGLVVTSLALTLNELQRSPYVTKQGERLEQPVPFSHQHHVAGLGLDCRYCHTSVENSSFAGIPPTKTCMNCHSEIWTNADILEPVRASYRNNTPIWWTKLHDLPDYVYFNHEIHINKGIGCKSCHGPVDEMPLTYAHASLQMEWCLDCHRNPAKNIRPTGDPIFNLGWKGPSTDNPVYCEQGSGNCSLTGPYYQTTGQQMQHPQKFVDQMSMGKYLVAQYHIRTPNEIQSCETCHR, encoded by the coding sequence ATGCCACAAGTTTTTAACCGAGGTGCCAACGGGCTTGCGCGGATGAGTCTCGTGATCCTGGGGCTCGTCGTTACCAGCTTGGCGCTGACTCTGAACGAACTGCAGCGTTCTCCCTACGTCACCAAGCAGGGTGAACGGCTCGAGCAGCCGGTACCGTTTAGTCATCAGCACCACGTTGCCGGTCTCGGACTCGATTGCCGTTACTGTCACACGTCAGTGGAGAACTCCAGCTTTGCTGGCATTCCGCCTACCAAAACGTGTATGAACTGCCATTCGGAGATCTGGACGAACGCCGACATCCTCGAGCCGGTGCGTGCGAGCTACCGCAACAACACTCCGATCTGGTGGACTAAGCTGCACGACCTTCCGGACTACGTGTATTTCAATCACGAGATTCATATCAATAAGGGGATCGGGTGCAAGTCGTGTCATGGACCAGTCGACGAGATGCCGCTTACCTATGCTCACGCGAGCTTGCAGATGGAATGGTGTCTCGATTGTCATCGCAATCCGGCGAAGAACATTCGTCCGACCGGCGACCCGATCTTCAACTTAGGATGGAAGGGCCCGAGCACAGACAATCCGGTTTATTGCGAGCAGGGAAGCGGCAATTGTTCGTTGACTGGTCCTTATTATCAAACCACCGGACAGCAGATGCAGCATCCGCAGAAATTTGTTGACCAGATGAGTATGGGCAAATACCTGGTCGCGCAATATCACATACGCACGCCGAATGAGATTCAGAGCTGCGAAACCTGCCATCGGTAA
- a CDS encoding TAT-variant-translocated molybdopterin oxidoreductase, with protein sequence MENHPDELVQIKASPQKPKLTLQEVRERLSTASGKKYWRSLEELVDEPGFEELLENEFPAGAAEYENDGVSRRNFLKLMGASMALAGMTACTRQPDEPIVPYVKQPEELIPGIPKFFATTMPFPTGAIPLLVKSNEFRPTKIEGNPQHPASHGATDVFAQASILDLYDPDRSQASSFRSEHRNWGDFHTAIDQYKVKAAASGGAGLRFLSETVISPTLASQIQAVLKKFPAAKWYQWDAVNRDAARTASQTLFGQYAEPIYKFEAANVVLSLDADFLSGAHFPGFLRYSRDFISRRKLTTDAPMNRLYVVESFSTTTGALSDNRWPMRASDIVPFAAALAGMLGGGSAAGAQGFTAEEQKFLEALAKDLKANTGASIVVAGDQQPPELHMLAAQINQALGNIGKTVVYSDPVELVPTDQAAGLQQLVADMNAGKVDMLVILEGNPVYTAPVDLSFEAAMGKVATNVHLSCYRNETTRFSQWHIHGAHYLETWSDARAYDGTCSVVQPLIAPLYGGRSAHELVALFSDNPDVTPYEALTTYWRQNGKASGDFDSNFRKWLHDGIIPNTASPVKTLSPRGGAPAANPLDKNAIEVVFRSDPTIYDGRYNNNGWLQECPKPVLRLEWDNAAMMSLDTAASKGFNQEDIVRITVDGRTLEAPVMVVYGMPNNSITLHLGYGRDFAGRVGNGSGFNAYAVRSSKTPWIGTVEKIEKTGDSYKLAVVQNFTLIDAHGKKEYESRSVQGSEALRRDLIRVASYEEFKKNPHFAHDEQFLEDPKPAETMYPPYDYSKGYQWGMAIDMNSCVGCNACVIACQAENNSPVVGKEQVKIGRDMKWLRIDAYFTGDLHNPRAFFQPMLCQHCENAPCEPVCPVGATTHTPEGINMMVYNRCVGTRYCLNNCPYKVRRFNFLLFSDFETPSLKPLRNPDVTVRSRGVMEKCTFCIQRINAARIQAEVEEAHLQQSDPNATRVIREGEVVTACQQACPTEAIVFGNINDPNSRVSKTKAQPRNYGALTDINTRPRLTYIANVVNPNMEIGDRTGAPGKSYITDLPTAATPASAGDPRGAES encoded by the coding sequence ATGGAGAATCACCCCGACGAGTTGGTGCAGATCAAGGCTTCACCCCAGAAGCCGAAGCTGACCTTGCAGGAAGTGCGCGAGCGGCTGTCTACCGCCAGCGGGAAAAAGTATTGGCGGAGCCTCGAGGAGTTGGTCGACGAGCCCGGCTTTGAGGAATTGCTGGAAAACGAATTTCCGGCCGGCGCCGCTGAGTATGAAAACGATGGTGTTTCACGCCGCAACTTCCTCAAGCTGATGGGCGCTTCAATGGCGCTCGCGGGAATGACCGCGTGTACGCGTCAGCCCGACGAGCCAATCGTTCCCTACGTTAAGCAACCCGAAGAATTGATCCCGGGAATTCCGAAGTTTTTCGCAACCACCATGCCGTTCCCCACGGGTGCGATTCCGCTGCTGGTGAAGAGCAATGAATTCCGACCGACGAAAATCGAGGGAAACCCGCAGCATCCGGCGTCGCATGGCGCGACTGATGTTTTTGCTCAAGCCTCGATCCTCGATCTCTATGATCCGGACCGCTCGCAGGCCTCGAGCTTTCGCAGCGAACATCGCAATTGGGGCGACTTCCACACGGCGATCGATCAGTACAAGGTGAAGGCTGCAGCTTCGGGTGGCGCGGGATTGCGCTTCCTGTCAGAGACGGTGATTTCGCCGACTCTGGCGTCGCAGATTCAGGCGGTGTTGAAGAAGTTTCCCGCTGCGAAGTGGTATCAGTGGGATGCGGTGAATCGCGATGCGGCGCGCACGGCTTCGCAAACGCTGTTTGGGCAGTATGCCGAACCGATTTATAAGTTCGAGGCCGCGAACGTCGTGCTGTCGCTCGATGCCGACTTCCTCTCCGGCGCGCACTTTCCCGGATTCCTGCGGTACTCGCGCGACTTCATCAGCCGCCGGAAACTCACCACCGACGCACCGATGAACCGTTTGTATGTGGTGGAGAGTTTCTCGACCACAACCGGAGCGCTCTCCGACAATCGCTGGCCAATGCGCGCGTCAGACATCGTGCCTTTTGCCGCGGCTCTGGCAGGGATGCTCGGCGGTGGTTCGGCAGCGGGTGCGCAGGGCTTTACCGCTGAGGAGCAGAAGTTCTTAGAGGCTCTGGCGAAAGATTTAAAGGCGAACACTGGAGCCTCCATTGTTGTTGCCGGAGATCAGCAGCCGCCGGAGCTGCACATGCTTGCGGCGCAGATCAATCAGGCGCTCGGAAATATCGGAAAGACTGTCGTCTATTCGGATCCGGTGGAACTAGTGCCGACCGATCAGGCTGCGGGGTTGCAGCAGCTTGTCGCGGACATGAACGCCGGCAAGGTCGACATGCTAGTGATCCTCGAAGGCAATCCTGTGTACACCGCGCCGGTTGATCTGAGCTTCGAGGCCGCGATGGGCAAGGTGGCGACCAACGTTCACCTGAGCTGCTATCGCAACGAAACGACGCGTTTCTCGCAGTGGCATATTCATGGTGCTCACTATCTCGAGACCTGGAGCGATGCCCGCGCTTACGACGGAACCTGCTCTGTGGTGCAGCCGCTGATCGCGCCACTCTATGGCGGACGCAGCGCACATGAACTTGTCGCTTTGTTCTCCGACAATCCGGATGTGACGCCGTACGAGGCACTCACGACGTACTGGCGCCAAAATGGGAAAGCTTCCGGAGACTTCGATTCCAATTTCCGCAAGTGGCTGCATGACGGAATCATTCCCAATACCGCATCACCGGTGAAGACGCTTAGTCCGCGCGGAGGGGCTCCGGCAGCGAATCCGCTCGACAAGAACGCGATCGAGGTCGTGTTCCGTTCTGATCCAACCATTTACGACGGTCGCTACAACAACAACGGCTGGCTGCAGGAATGTCCGAAGCCGGTGCTGCGTCTGGAGTGGGACAACGCGGCGATGATGAGTCTCGATACGGCCGCGAGCAAAGGCTTCAATCAGGAAGACATCGTCCGCATCACCGTAGATGGCCGCACGCTGGAAGCTCCGGTGATGGTCGTGTACGGAATGCCCAACAACAGCATCACGCTGCACTTGGGCTATGGGCGCGATTTCGCCGGTCGCGTTGGTAACGGCTCCGGTTTCAATGCTTATGCGGTCCGCAGCAGCAAGACTCCCTGGATCGGCACGGTGGAGAAGATCGAGAAGACCGGCGACAGCTACAAGCTAGCCGTCGTCCAGAACTTCACTCTGATCGATGCCCATGGCAAGAAAGAGTACGAGAGTCGCTCTGTGCAAGGCTCAGAAGCTCTGCGGCGCGATTTGATTCGCGTAGCTTCGTACGAAGAATTCAAGAAGAATCCGCACTTCGCCCATGACGAGCAGTTCCTCGAGGATCCGAAGCCTGCGGAAACGATGTATCCCCCCTACGATTACAGCAAGGGATATCAGTGGGGCATGGCCATCGACATGAATTCGTGCGTGGGCTGCAACGCCTGCGTGATCGCATGTCAGGCTGAAAACAACAGTCCGGTAGTCGGCAAGGAGCAGGTGAAGATCGGTCGCGACATGAAGTGGTTGCGGATCGACGCGTACTTCACCGGCGACCTCCACAATCCTCGGGCTTTCTTCCAGCCGATGTTGTGCCAGCACTGCGAGAACGCGCCTTGCGAGCCCGTATGCCCAGTGGGTGCGACGACGCACACGCCCGAAGGCATCAACATGATGGTTTACAACCGCTGCGTAGGGACGCGCTACTGCCTGAACAACTGTCCTTATAAAGTTCGGCGCTTCAACTTCCTGTTGTTCTCCGACTTTGAGACGCCAAGCCTGAAGCCATTGCGCAATCCTGATGTGACGGTCCGCAGCCGTGGCGTCATGGAGAAATGCACGTTCTGTATTCAGCGGATCAACGCGGCCCGCATTCAGGCGGAAGTGGAAGAGGCTCACCTGCAGCAGTCGGATCCGAACGCCACGCGCGTGATTCGGGAAGGCGAAGTAGTTACCGCTTGCCAGCAGGCGTGTCCGACTGAAGCGATTGTCTTTGGCAACATTAACGATCCAAACAGCCGCGTCAGCAAAACCAAAGCGCAACCTCGCAACTACGGGGCGCTGACGGATATCAATACGCGTCCGCGCTTGACTTATATCGCCAACGTTGTGAATCCCAATATGGAAATCGGCGATCGTACCGGAGCGCCGGGTAAGAGCTACATTACAGACCTCCCAACAGCCGCAACACCGGCGTCTGCTGGGGACCCCCGTGGAGCCGAATCGTAA
- the nrfD gene encoding NrfD/PsrC family molybdoenzyme membrane anchor subunit → MATKGLTDLPPSQRPYLADPPVIAPGHTFASVTEKIMRTVLTGRTPLGWIGGVLIAFGIVNILMVAFGYLFWKGVGIWGITVPVGWGFAIVNFVWWIGIGHAGTLISAILLLLKQSWRTSINRAAEAMTLFAVMCAGMFPLVHTGRPWLAVYWLFPLPLTMGVWPQFRSPLIWDVFAVSTYFTVSLLFWFTGLIPDLATLRDHAKYRITKMIYGVLAMGWRGSARHWARYETAYLLLAGLSTPLVLSVHTVVSWDFAVSVIPGWHTTIFPPYFVAGAIYSGFAMVLTLMIPIRAAYGMKDFITMRHLQNMAKVMLATGLIVAYGYFMEAFMAWYSGNRFELYTFKNRAFGPMGYFYWMLITCNIALPQLLWLRGFRNSPVLLWMMSIVVNMGMWLERFVIVVTSLHRDFLPSSWGTYKATRWDYAVYIGTLGFFTMMFLLFIRVLPMISIFEVRALLPQSRINSLAQENPQ, encoded by the coding sequence ATGGCAACCAAAGGCCTAACCGACCTGCCGCCATCTCAACGGCCTTATTTGGCCGATCCGCCGGTGATCGCGCCGGGGCATACATTTGCCTCGGTCACGGAAAAGATCATGCGGACCGTGCTTACGGGACGCACGCCGCTCGGTTGGATCGGCGGAGTGCTGATCGCCTTCGGCATCGTCAACATTCTGATGGTCGCCTTCGGATACCTGTTCTGGAAGGGTGTCGGCATCTGGGGCATTACCGTTCCGGTGGGTTGGGGATTCGCGATCGTTAATTTCGTTTGGTGGATCGGTATCGGTCACGCCGGCACCCTGATCTCCGCCATTCTTTTGCTCTTAAAGCAGAGCTGGCGTACCTCGATTAATCGCGCGGCTGAGGCGATGACACTGTTCGCCGTCATGTGCGCCGGCATGTTCCCTCTGGTTCACACCGGGCGTCCCTGGCTGGCTGTGTATTGGCTCTTCCCATTGCCGCTGACGATGGGAGTGTGGCCGCAATTCCGCAGCCCGCTGATCTGGGATGTCTTTGCGGTTTCGACTTACTTCACGGTCTCGCTGCTGTTCTGGTTTACCGGACTGATTCCCGATCTGGCTACGTTGCGCGATCATGCCAAGTACCGCATCACCAAGATGATCTATGGGGTGCTGGCGATGGGGTGGCGCGGTTCTGCGCGTCACTGGGCGCGGTACGAAACCGCCTATCTTCTGCTCGCCGGTCTCTCGACGCCGCTGGTCCTATCAGTCCACACAGTTGTGAGCTGGGATTTCGCCGTGTCCGTAATTCCAGGTTGGCACACGACGATCTTTCCGCCGTATTTCGTTGCGGGCGCGATTTACTCGGGATTCGCAATGGTACTCACGCTGATGATTCCGATTCGTGCGGCATACGGCATGAAGGATTTCATCACCATGCGCCATCTTCAGAATATGGCGAAGGTGATGCTTGCGACCGGATTGATCGTGGCTTACGGGTACTTCATGGAAGCCTTCATGGCGTGGTACAGCGGAAATCGCTTTGAGCTCTACACATTCAAGAATCGCGCCTTTGGGCCGATGGGTTACTTCTACTGGATGCTTATTACGTGCAACATCGCGTTGCCACAGTTATTGTGGCTGCGCGGCTTCAGGAATTCACCAGTTCTGCTCTGGATGATGTCGATCGTCGTGAATATGGGTATGTGGCTGGAGCGTTTCGTAATCGTTGTCACCAGCTTGCATCGGGATTTCCTGCCATCTTCATGGGGAACGTATAAAGCGACGCGCTGGGACTACGCTGTATATATCGGCACGCTCGGCTTCTTCACCATGATGTTCCTGCTGTTTATCAGAGTGTTGCCCATGATTTCGATCTTTGAGGTGCGCGCCTTGCTGCCGCAGTCGCGGATCAACTCGCTCGCCCAGGAGAATCCTCAATGA
- a CDS encoding DUF3341 domain-containing protein produces the protein MIEPGIYGLMAEYDTVPGLVAAAERAHEHGYRRMDTFSPFPIEPAAEAIGFHKNRVALVVLLGGLLGGMGGYSLEYWVSVLAYPINVGGKPWHSWPAFIPVTFECTVLGAALSAFIGMLAMNGLPMPYHPVFNAPNFTAASKDKLFLCIEAADPQFDLTKTRQFLEQTNPRIVTEVSN, from the coding sequence ATGATCGAACCGGGAATCTATGGGCTGATGGCGGAATACGATACGGTTCCGGGCCTCGTAGCTGCTGCCGAACGGGCGCATGAGCATGGCTATCGGCGCATGGATACCTTTTCCCCGTTCCCGATCGAGCCCGCGGCTGAGGCGATTGGCTTCCATAAAAATCGTGTTGCGCTTGTAGTTCTCTTGGGTGGATTGCTTGGCGGCATGGGAGGGTATTCGCTGGAATATTGGGTATCGGTGCTAGCTTATCCGATCAATGTAGGCGGCAAGCCCTGGCATTCCTGGCCGGCATTCATTCCTGTTACGTTTGAATGCACGGTACTGGGAGCTGCTCTCTCCGCGTTTATCGGAATGCTGGCGATGAACGGTCTGCCTATGCCGTATCACCCAGTGTTCAACGCGCCGAACTTCACGGCGGCCAGCAAGGACAAGTTGTTTCTCTGCATCGAAGCCGCCGATCCACAGTTCGATTTGACTAAGACGCGGCAGTTCCTGGAGCAGACCAATCCGCGTATTGTGACGGAGGTATCGAATTGA
- a CDS encoding cytochrome c translates to MSRRLDLPGVFAVRLMFAASVLLVLSGCRQDMHNQPKYVPYRSSEFFQDGLSERQQLVHTVARGELHEDAYLYTGKIGIKEGDRFPFPITQAVMERGRERYDIYCSPCHSRVGDGNGMIVKRGYRQAANFHDQKYATQTVGHYYDVISHGSGAMPDYAAQIEPADRWAIAAYIRALQYARNGTMADVPADQRGQLKDQSEITTKEGVPLAQAIASGGKGGQESVPVGTSPTSPHPPQSGEPQEGTQKK, encoded by the coding sequence TTGAGCCGCCGTCTCGATCTGCCAGGTGTGTTCGCAGTCCGTCTGATGTTCGCGGCGAGTGTCTTGCTCGTCCTTTCCGGATGCCGGCAGGACATGCACAACCAGCCGAAGTACGTTCCCTACCGAAGCAGCGAATTTTTCCAGGATGGACTCTCGGAGCGTCAGCAGCTTGTTCATACCGTAGCTCGCGGCGAACTACACGAGGACGCGTACCTGTACACCGGCAAGATTGGAATAAAAGAAGGAGATCGTTTTCCGTTTCCGATTACGCAGGCGGTGATGGAGCGCGGCCGCGAGCGCTATGACATTTACTGCTCGCCCTGCCACTCACGTGTAGGCGACGGTAACGGCATGATCGTGAAACGTGGTTACCGGCAGGCAGCGAATTTCCACGACCAGAAGTACGCAACCCAGACGGTTGGCCACTACTACGATGTGATTTCGCACGGCTCGGGAGCAATGCCTGACTATGCGGCACAGATCGAGCCTGCCGATCGCTGGGCGATTGCCGCGTACATTCGTGCACTGCAGTATGCCCGGAATGGAACTATGGCCGATGTGCCTGCCGATCAGCGCGGTCAATTAAAAGATCAATCGGAGATCACTACTAAAGAAGGTGTTCCATTAGCGCAGGCGATTGCGTCCGGCGGTAAGGGCGGTCAGGAGAGCGTGCCTGTGGGCACTAGTCCGACTTCTCCACATCCACCTCAATCCGGAGAGCCGCAGGAAGGAACACAGAAGAAGTGA
- a CDS encoding SCO family protein encodes MRRIANALALAGLSLTLALPLCAQDARAGGAGLQPSNDGSTSNQRPPILQQVGIDQHLNEQLPLKLHFRDEAGKDVTLGDYFNKRPVILSLVYYRCPMLCGEVLNGLTSSLNVVKFDMGRDFDVVSVSIDPRETPDVAAKIKEVYLRRYSRNSVTSQQGWHFLTGNQDQIDQLAKAVGFRYVYDPRIDQYAHASGIQVATPDGRLSQYYYGIEYSPKDLRLGLIEASKNHIGTVVDKLILYCYHYDPTTGHYGAIAIRILRISGIVTVLLLGGFIITMARRDVRAGRQNTGRTA; translated from the coding sequence ATGAGAAGAATCGCTAACGCGCTCGCATTGGCCGGACTGTCGTTGACGCTGGCATTGCCGCTGTGTGCGCAGGACGCGCGAGCCGGCGGTGCGGGCCTGCAGCCATCGAACGATGGCTCGACCAGCAATCAGCGCCCCCCGATTCTTCAACAGGTTGGTATCGATCAGCACTTGAATGAGCAGCTTCCTCTGAAGCTGCATTTTCGCGATGAAGCGGGAAAAGATGTCACCCTTGGCGATTACTTCAACAAGCGTCCGGTGATTTTGTCGCTCGTGTACTACCGCTGCCCGATGCTTTGCGGCGAGGTTCTGAACGGTTTGACTAGTTCGCTGAACGTTGTGAAGTTCGATATGGGACGCGATTTCGACGTGGTGAGCGTAAGCATCGATCCGCGCGAGACTCCCGACGTTGCCGCGAAGATCAAGGAAGTGTATCTGCGGCGATACAGCCGGAACTCAGTGACATCGCAGCAAGGATGGCATTTTCTAACCGGGAATCAAGATCAGATCGATCAGCTGGCTAAGGCCGTGGGCTTCCGCTATGTGTACGATCCGCGCATCGATCAGTACGCCCATGCCAGTGGGATTCAAGTAGCCACACCGGACGGACGGCTCTCGCAGTATTACTACGGCATCGAGTACTCACCGAAGGACTTGCGACTTGGCCTGATTGAGGCCTCAAAGAACCATATTGGGACAGTTGTAGACAAGCTGATCCTGTATTGCTATCACTACGATCCCACGACCGGCCATTACGGCGCGATCGCCATAAGGATTCTACGAATCAGCGGAATTGTGACCGTGCTGTTGCTCGGAGGATTCATCATTACTATGGCCAGGCGCGATGTGCGCGCGGGAAGACAAAACACAGGACGGACTGCCTAG